Part of the Hyalangium gracile genome is shown below.
AGCCCACTGCGCTCCAGGTACTGCTCCAGCGGCTCTTCTCCAATGAACATCCGCCTCTGGCCCTGCTGGAACCTCACCCCCCCGGCGCCTGCAGGCTGCGGCCGCTGGCTGGCTTCCACCTCGAAGCCAAATCCCCTCTGCTGCGTCTCCGGCACCCCTCGGGCTCGCTTCGGCGTCTTGCTCGGCTCGTTCACACCTGCCTTCCAACCACGCCCTACCTTCCAAGTCGATCCCCTTGTCACCTACCTCCTACGTTACCCTACAGCTTATTTCGACAGGCTCACAAGCGGACCAGTCGGCGGCATTCTCGCCCGACACGGGCCCGCTTGTGTCCTACCGGACTTCCCTGAAACCGATCAGGAGCGCGAGGAGCCGCGCAGCTTGGAGAAGTACTCCTCGCGCGAGAGGACGCCTCGGGTATCCAGCACCTCGATGAGCGCGCTGAGCGAGCGGGCCTGGTTGGCGACCATCTGCTGTAGATCCGCCACCTGCTGGGTGAGGACCTCCAGGCGCTGCTGCAGGTCGGCCTCGCGGGCCGATGAGAGCCGGTGCGGCGCGGGCGGGGAGAACTCGTACACGGGCTCGCTGATACCGAACTGATCCGGGCTGGCGGTCGTGGTGGCCATGCCCCCGTAGTAATGCTTGCGGATGGCGCGCTCGATGGCCGAGGCGCTGCTGACCACGACCTGGACCTTCTGCTCGGTGTGGAAGGCCAGCTCCTGGAGCGCCTCCACGTTGGTGGGGTCCGCGCTGGCCAGGGTGATCGTCTTGTGAGCGGTGTCCGCGGCGACGGGGAAGACGGTGTAGCGCTCGGCGAGGTCCACGCGGAAGAGCTTGAGCAGGTACTCGGGCGGGTTGAGCCCATCCAGCTCCACGACGGGGATGTGCAGCTGGCGCGAGAGGGCGTGGACCATGGAGCTCTCGTCCACGAAGCCCATCTGCACCAGGGTGAGGCCGAGCTTGCCGCCCCACTTGCGCTGCTCGGCCAGGGCCGAGCGCAGCTGGGTCTCGGTGAGGAGGCCGGCGTCCATGAGGATCTCGCCGAGCCGCTTCTTGCGCGTGGGGGGAGGGGGCGAGGAAGGAGGGCTCACCGCACCAGGGTAGCAGCGACCGTAGGGACGGCAACACCCGGTGACGAGAATGGGCCCCAGGCCGCGCATTGAGGTATGTGTGGGGAATGGCGCGATGCACGTTCCTGGTCTTGATGGCGTTTCTGTCGGGGTGTGCCACCACGCGGCTGGCGGGCGCGGATCTGGACCGCGTGACGCAGCCGGCCTTCATCTCCCGGATCGAGGATGGCGCCGGGCCCAAGGCCCGCGTCTTCCGCGAGGATGACGCGTACGGCGAGAAGCTGAAGAAGCTCGAGCCGAAGGAGGCCGATCGCCGGCTGCAGGCGAAGCTGAGCAAGGCGGTGACGCGCTTCGAGATCTCCGAGCGCCTGCGGGTGAGCACGATCAACCAGCTGCCGCGGGAGCGGCCCTGGACGAACATCGTGGATCCGGCGCGAGTGGCCTCGGCGCTGGAGAGCTTCCTGGTGGAGGAGGTACCGGCGAACGCGCCGGACTACGATCTGCTCACGCCGCTGGGCTCGGATGTCGTGGTGGAGTTCGTCATCCAGGACTACGGCATGCGCAGCGACAAGGGGCACGCGGGCGCGTACCTGAAGGGCTACGGGCGCATGTTCCGGCTGGATGGCCGCTCCGAGCAGTGGCGCCGACCGTTCGAGGTGGACCAGCTCGAGGCGGGGGCTCCGCACCTGGATCCGTTCAGGGTGGGCAAGGATCCGGACCTGTTCCGGCAGGCGATCACGTCGCTGCTGGACGGCGTGGCGGAGCAGTTCGCGCAGGATCTGACGCCCAAGGATCGCCGGGGAGGGCCGCCGCTGCCGGAGGGGCCGGAGCTGACGGCGCCGGACAGCACGAACCGCACCGGTCGTGAGA
Proteins encoded:
- a CDS encoding GspE/PulE/PilB domain-containing protein translates to MSPPSSPPPPTRKKRLGEILMDAGLLTETQLRSALAEQRKWGGKLGLTLVQMGFVDESSMVHALSRQLHIPVVELDGLNPPEYLLKLFRVDLAERYTVFPVAADTAHKTITLASADPTNVEALQELAFHTEQKVQVVVSSASAIERAIRKHYYGGMATTTASPDQFGISEPVYEFSPPAPHRLSSAREADLQQRLEVLTQQVADLQQMVANQARSLSALIEVLDTRGVLSREEYFSKLRGSSRS